In Streptomyces sp. TLI_146, the genomic stretch ACGAACCGGAAGCGGATCTGGAGCACGAGCCGGTCATGGTCACTCTCCCGGGAAGGTGGGGCCGAACAGCTCGCGCCAAAGGTCGAGCGCCTCACTCTTCGTAGCCGCGTAGGCGGCCGTCGTGAGGGTGTCGAGGGTGGTCTTGGCGTGATTGACCAACCGCTGGCGGTCGAACTCGGTGTAGCCACGAGCGACATTGTTTTCCGGGTTGACCGGGTCCCAGACCTGGATAGGGTCCGTGGTCGCGCTCACCTCGTCGGCCGTGTAGTAGTCGGTGAAGACGATCGGTGTCTTCAGGCCGGTGCGGACGATGTAGGAGAGGACCTGCTCGATCGCCTGCGGATAGTCGTCGACCTGCTTTCCTTTCCAGCCGACGTCCCAGAGGTGCGCGACCAAGAGTTCGATCAGGAAGGACTTGCAGCGCAGCTGCGGATCTCCCTCCTTGCTCTCGCGGATCCACGCTTTCAGCAGGCGGATCAGCTCCCGGTAGCCGTCGCCGGCCTTCCCCTTGCGCTTTTCCATGAAGCGCAGGTGCAGCGTGACCGAGGTGAGTACCTTGATGCCGCCGCTGGTGACCAGGTAGCCCCGGTCGTCCGGCTCGCCGGTGTAGAGCACGGGCACCACGTCGATCTTCAAGCCGGAGCCCCGCATCGTGATGCCGACCGCGTGGTCGGAGGGCTTGAAATCCTCCGCGACCTTCGTCTTGCCGTAGACCTCTTTGCAGCGCTCCTCTAGCCAGGCCAGTACCGTCGAGACGTCGATGTCGGGGTCACCGACACGCAGGTACGCGGCAACATCAGCGTCAGACCCTGTGCCACGCCTGCGACGGATCGCGGTGTGCTTGGCCGTGCTGCCGGACGCGCGGAGCTTCACCAGGTCGAAGTCTGGGTGGGCGGCGATGTAGTCCTCCAGCCGCTCCCGCAGGTAGTTCACTTGGCGACGGCGTTCCTTGGCCTCTTCCTTCGGCACGTTCACCTTGTTCTTCGCGAACGCCTCGAGGGTCTCGTGGCCGATGTAACTCTCTCCCGCCATCGTTGATCACCCTTCACCCGAGGAACCGATCGGTAGGAGAACAGGCTTACCACGCACCACTGACAGCACAGGTCGAAGTTGCCTGGGATGCCCGGTGCCCGATACGAGACCGTCTGTCAGGTCCTCCGGCTGCTCCCGCAATACAAACTGCAACCCTCAACATCGAAGGGCCTCACCGCGAAGAGTCAGGTCCTTCGATATCGTGCCCGGTGAGACACTCGCGGAGTTCGCGGGCAGTATGCGGAGTGATGGTCCTTCCTGCAGGTCTGGGAGTCGGTCGACGATGCCCGCTTCCATCGCTTGCGGTGGATGAATCGGATGAGGAATTCATGCACGGGAGGCAGCGTCGGCGTAGCGTGCCGGGCGTGACGGATGCGACCCAAGAAGACGATCTCCTGGCGGCTCTGCCGACCTTGTCCCAGGTCTTCGGGCTAGGCGATGTGTGCGACCGGCAGTTCCTCGCCCATGGCCTGATGAATCGGAACTGGCGGCTGGAGACGGCTGCCGGTACGTACGCGGTGAAGGAGATCGTCGACGTTCCTCTGCCGAGGGTCCGCAGGAACCTCGCGGTCTTGGTGGACTTGGCTCGCGAGGGGATCCCGGTCCCGGCGCCGCTGCCAGCTGAGGGCGGGGATGTCGTGGTGGAGGTCGGCGGGCACGGCTACTGCGTTCTGCCCTGGGTGGACGGTGAGCACGTGCAGGGGACGGACCTCTCACTCGACCAGGTTCGCGATCTCGGCGCTCTCCTGGCCCGTCTGCATGAGGGGCTGCGTCGGCACGGTCCCGGACCGGTCCCGGAGTCGGCACCGGCGGCGAAGGTCCGCGACGTGGCCGAGGCCGATCAGGCGGCCGCCGCTCTCCTGGTCCGTCTGCCCCCTGAGCCGGTGACCGACTTCGACAAGGCTGCCATTGAGGCCCTGCACGATCGGCGTGCCCTCCTCGCCCGGTACGCCGTTGCCCGGCCGGAGAGCGAAGTCCCGGCCGGGCCGTACGGGTGGACGCACGGTGATTTCCAGTACCGCAACCTGCTGCGGCGGGACGGCCGGGTCGTTGCCGTCCTGGACTGGGACCGGCTCGGGATCCGCCCGTACGGGGAGGAGGTCGCGCGGACGGCTCAGGTGCAGTTCGGGGTCGGCGGCGTCTTCGACCTCGACCGTGTCGCCGCGTTCTGCTCCGGCTACCGGTCTGTGATCGACCTGTCGGAGGGGGGCCTTGCCGACGCCGTGAAGCGGCTGTGGTGGAAGCGGCTGACCGACTTCTGGCAGCTGGAGTTCTACCTCGACCGCCAGGACCCCGCCTTCGGCGAGATGTTCCTGGCGGACGAGGCGCTGCTGCACTGGTGGACCGATCGCGCTGACGAGGTCCAGACCGCCTTCGCGGCCCGCTAGCCGGTGGCTGCCGCCGGGATCAGCCCGGCGGCAGCCAGCTCGGGCAGGCACGACCGGACCAGCGGCATGGCCCGCGTGCGGGCCTTCGCGCCGAGGCTGGCCCGGTCGACAGATTCGATCGCCCGCACCCAGGCGTCCACGTCGTCCGGGTGGAGGATCACCCCGCCGCCCCCGATCGCCTCGGGGATGCCGCCTCGGGACGAGCCGACCGTGGGAATGCCGTGGAGCCCGGCCTCCACGATCACTCGGGGAAAGGCGTCCTCGACCTGGGAGGGTACGAGCAGCAGGTTGTTCGCGGCGTAGAGCGGTCCCATGGCGTAGGTACGGGGCGCCCACTGGACGTTGGGGTACCCGGTGAACTCGTGGGCGGCGTCCCACCATCCCTCGACGAGGGTGAACCGGCGGCCGGGGAGCCGGTGGATCAGCTGGTGCAGGAGGGCCGCTCCCTTGGCGGGGACAGGGTTGACCATCAGCACGCCACTGGGGAGATGACCGGCCCTGCCGTGTCCGGCGGGGAGGTTGTGCTCGTCACCGCCGGTCGGCGTGAAGGGCGGGTAGAAGACGACCGGCTTCGTATGGGCCTGGGTCTGGGTCTGGACACGTTCGGCGACGAACTTCGACGTGGCGAGGGCGACGTGCGGCTCGCCGTGGAGGACGTCCATGCTGTTGGCGGAGACCGAATGCAGCCATCCGGCAACCCGCGAGGACCGGCGGGCAAGGGCGGCGAGGTCGGCCGCCCCCTCCTGTGAGGTCACC encodes the following:
- a CDS encoding CBASS oligonucleotide cyclase, coding for MAGESYIGHETLEAFAKNKVNVPKEEAKERRRQVNYLRERLEDYIAAHPDFDLVKLRASGSTAKHTAIRRRRGTGSDADVAAYLRVGDPDIDVSTVLAWLEERCKEVYGKTKVAEDFKPSDHAVGITMRGSGLKIDVVPVLYTGEPDDRGYLVTSGGIKVLTSVTLHLRFMEKRKGKAGDGYRELIRLLKAWIRESKEGDPQLRCKSFLIELLVAHLWDVGWKGKQVDDYPQAIEQVLSYIVRTGLKTPIVFTDYYTADEVSATTDPIQVWDPVNPENNVARGYTEFDRQRLVNHAKTTLDTLTTAAYAATKSEALDLWRELFGPTFPGE
- a CDS encoding phosphotransferase encodes the protein MPGVTDATQEDDLLAALPTLSQVFGLGDVCDRQFLAHGLMNRNWRLETAAGTYAVKEIVDVPLPRVRRNLAVLVDLAREGIPVPAPLPAEGGDVVVEVGGHGYCVLPWVDGEHVQGTDLSLDQVRDLGALLARLHEGLRRHGPGPVPESAPAAKVRDVAEADQAAAALLVRLPPEPVTDFDKAAIEALHDRRALLARYAVARPESEVPAGPYGWTHGDFQYRNLLRRDGRVVAVLDWDRLGIRPYGEEVARTAQVQFGVGGVFDLDRVAAFCSGYRSVIDLSEGGLADAVKRLWWKRLTDFWQLEFYLDRQDPAFGEMFLADEALLHWWTDRADEVQTAFAAR
- a CDS encoding glycosyltransferase, which gives rise to MTGPTVVFAWRRTPPPLLIGGAEVSQQLLAEEFARAGWQVIYLGSHEAPWDGSAQIGHLRAHLQAHDTEWEEAGGEVRYTWNGVRCRAVPQDRVEKALREVLGTVRAELVVTSQEGAADLAALARRSSRVAGWLHSVSANSMDVLHGEPHVALATSKFVAERVQTQTQAHTKPVVFYPPFTPTGGDEHNLPAGHGRAGHLPSGVLMVNPVPAKGAALLHQLIHRLPGRRFTLVEGWWDAAHEFTGYPNVQWAPRTYAMGPLYAANNLLLVPSQVEDAFPRVIVEAGLHGIPTVGSSRGGIPEAIGGGGVILHPDDVDAWVRAIESVDRASLGAKARTRAMPLVRSCLPELAAAGLIPAAATG